The genomic window GTTTGGGAAAACCCTAGGGCACAATGAATTTTTCTTCCGCTCTTTATACGAAAACGAGTTCCGGCGGGCCGATTGTATTGCATTGTATGCGGCTGACAACTGATGGTTTAATTTCGATCGAGATTCCTGCATTGCCAGTACAAAATATGGGTAATACTGAATGTTTTTCAGCATTTCAGCGCAGAATATTCGGCAGCTTCGTGTACAACGTGGACATGATGGGCGACGATACATTGTTTTATTTCTTCATGACTGTTTCTATATATGGACGAATAATTGAATATATACAAATTTTCAGTATGCGTTGATCAGTCAGTCAGTTTTAACCATGTTATGTTAACAGCAATAACCAGGTTTTGAAACATGTCTTGAGCAACGTATACGGAGAGCACTGTATGGCGTATAATTTGTGAATGAATAATAACAGAAAAGGGGATATCAACAGTAGACAAAGAGGCATGCAGCTGCCTCGATCTCTTACTGAAGGCTCAAATGTTTGTTCCAAATTTATGTACTTGCTCTACCCAGATAAAACACTGGAATCTACTAATTTGGTATTTTGGAcaattaaacactggagtttCACGAACCATGTTGTAATGTAATATTGGTAATGTTACCTAGACTTGTGGAATCTTAGATACATATTTGTGTTCATCGAATTTCATATTTGACATGTTTTTTGCATCAATTACTGATGTATTTCATGCTTATTTtataaaaatgctatctatcgtGCCGCTATAGCTTCATGGCTGCTGGAAAAAAGTTGCCGCTATATATTTTAAACCATGGTTGGGATTCGTGTCATTTTTCATCCTATGAGTTCTGTGCGGTAATCCATCTACCACTCTTTTCGATCTTCtatgtatatatattatatatatagtaagagTTGTTCCTATATTTACTTCTCCTACTCTTCTATGACAAATTTCACCATTTTGTTGTTATTATGACATGTAAAGCTAATTGTATGATTAATAAACTCGCTTGTTTCATGGAGAGTTGTGATTTAACTTCATCCCCGAACCAGTTAAATTGTGATGTCATATCATGAATCCTTGAACTAATTCATTTGACTCTTATTTTTGTCAACAATAATGAATCTTCATTTAGTCATTAATAAGCCAATTATATATTTTTTGCCTAAAAGCTTTTAGGAGCCAAGTTTTTTCTATTGTTGGCTCAATATGCAATGTTGCTCCATCTATGACAGACAATTTAATAAAAAAACGTAAAATAGCTGATTTCGTACACAATGGTCTTTTATAAAAGCAAATGATACTCTTTCTCCGCTTCAGTATATGTTGATTAAACCAGGATAAGGGTGAACGACATGAATATAGCTAGTGCCATGTTGGTTCAACAgaataatttttttataaatcaatCTATGTTACCCAAACAGAAATAATGTACTACAATGTTAATTAGGAGCTCATGTGTTTTATATAGTTTCATGCACAAAATTATTTGTATTGCAACTCAAGTTAGTTTATTCTATAATTGAGTTTGCTTTTGGATTTTTGGATCGTGCGGTTTATTTGTACGGTCTAGTCCTTTTGTGTCGATGATCTAGAAACAATAAAAGATGACATAATTAACCTCTTGGGTCAAAAGTATCTTTTTAGAAAGCGATCAAAAATACTTGAAACTGGCAACTTTTTCACAAATAAAATTTTCTTGGGATGTGATGTACGTATATAAAATCTAATAACTTTATAATCAAGGTTATGACTATTACATTTCTAAattgaatattttaaatttattaaTAGAAAGAATTTTTGTTAGAAAAAAAAGACTGACCGGATAATAAAAACAATTATATTATACATAATATAATATAACGTGGAGTACCTGTGTGGCCGAAAAAGCCAGGTAGTAAGCTGGGTGGCACACGGCATGATGATTGGCTATTATATAGGTCCAAAAGGGTTACTTTTGTCAATGGTGAATACAGCAGCAGCGAGTAGTAGTGGAGTGTGGAGCCAGCTAGCAGTCGGGACACGACAGGGAATGCAATATCCGGCCACATCTATCTCATCTTTGTCAGCACTCCACTCACTTACCTTGATGATCACCCAGCCAGTGGCAAACTTACTTTTAATTTGCAAGGCATAAACAAACTCAGaaaatatatattattatataatGTTTACACATGCATGCCTTAGTCTTACATGGATCACTCTTTGGATCATCGATCGGAGTAGCTAGCTCTTAGCTAGGCCAGTACAAGCACATGGTATTACATTAGCTCAAAACCTAGCTGAtgatttgcatgcatgcatggtaacAAGCTTCGCTCGATCGATGTTGAACATGCAGGTGGGCATTACACGCAACGCATAGACGAGATGCAACTAGCAAGGGGATTGCTCGAGCTAGTAGCTTAGCACACACGTGCGTGCATCCTACTAGTTACTACTAAGCatgtatattatatatattatgATGATGATGCATGGTTAGCTAGGAGATGCACGCATGGAAGCAACAAGGACGACATGGATCGGAGGACAAAGGAAGGAAGCAgagctagcagcagcagcagagacaCTACCGAACCGACCGACCGACCAGATCGACACACACCAGAAGCGTGATGGTTGGGATGAGGCCCGCCCTGCCACGCCTCCGATCCTTGGCCTTCATATGCCGCTGGCCTTGAAGAACCTCATGAGGCCGAAGGTGACGGCCATGGCGACCCAGCCGCCGACGACGACGCGCGCGCACGACCTCGCCACGGGGGCGCGCCCCAGCACGGCGCCGACGCAGCCGAACGCGGCCAGCGTGGCGGTGGCCACGGCGGCCACCACCCCGATCCGCAGCCTGTAGTCGGCGATGAACCAGGCCGCCAGCAGCGGAAGCAGCGCGCCCACGGAGAAAGCCAGTGCGGACGCCGCGGCGGCCTGCACGGGACTGGGCAGCGCCTtctcctccccgccgccgcgcTTGCCGTCGCGGTCCAGCCGCGCCAGCTCCACGTCGCGCTGGGAGCACACGGACACGAACTCACCGATGGCCATGCTGCACGCGCCCGCCAGCAGGCCCGCGAACCCGGAGATCACCATGGCGCGCGCGTCCGCCTTCACGGCGCCCACGCCCAGCATCAGCGACGCCGTCGACACCAGCCCGTCGTTCGCGCCCAGCACCGCCGCGCGCAGCCAGTTGCCGCGCTGCGACaggtcgtcgtcggagtcggagtccaCCACCGCGCACGGCGGCCCGACGACGATGGTGGTCGCCGGGTTCTCCGCGTCCACCACGGCGGCCACCTTGCCGATGTTGCTGCCGCCGTCCATGCTGCTCATCATGGCCATGGCGATGTGTGTGTATGTGATCGGATCGGAGGAGTGACTTGATCGGGATATATAGCGGGAGTAGCAGTAGTGTGGCGGACACACGCTAGCTCGTGCCGCGTTTTATAGAAGAAGACGAACTGAAGGCCGGTGTGTGGTCTCTAGCTCAGGTCAGGAGGTTGGTTTCTTCTTTAATTTGTTGCGTGCGGCCAATGCAAATGCGAGCCAGATAGTGGGGGATCCACTGCTTCTTTTGCTGCAAAAAAAAAGCGTCTTTTTCCCCGGCTCTCCTCCGGCATCGCTCTCCGGTGGCCACCGTGCCTGCCCATTGACACACACTAAAGCTGTTCGTGCTTGCCGATTGTA from Miscanthus floridulus cultivar M001 chromosome 11, ASM1932011v1, whole genome shotgun sequence includes these protein-coding regions:
- the LOC136494177 gene encoding vacuolar iron transporter homolog 5-like, which gives rise to MAMMSSMDGGSNIGKVAAVVDAENPATTIVVGPPCAVVDSDSDDDLSQRGNWLRAAVLGANDGLVSTASLMLGVGAVKADARAMVISGFAGLLAGACSMAIGEFVSVCSQRDVELARLDRDGKRGGGEEKALPSPVQAAAASALAFSVGALLPLLAAWFIADYRLRIGVVAAVATATLAAFGCVGAVLGRAPVARSCARVVVGGWVAMAVTFGLMRFFKASGI